A window of Chloracidobacterium sp. N contains these coding sequences:
- a CDS encoding type IV pilus twitching motility protein PilT, which produces MSAPNQLSHVQQSFNQVLQMMLSVSDKVSDLIFSPGRPPQVELVGQLRAVKIQGLEQLTPQHTHAFAQVLLANNPANLEKLEKFGSVDLSYSVPGHSRFRVNIFKQRGTEAIVMRVIPNRIPTLEDLGLPPQLRQIADLKNGIVLVTGPTGSGKSSTLAAIINLINETKYYHIVTIEDPIEFIHPHKNSTIHQRELHSDTPDFALALRAALRQAPKVILVGEMRDRETIEIAMEASETGHLVFSTLHTIDAAKTVDRIIGVFPKSEEHVVRTRLAQSFRYIISQRLIPRADQRGRVAAIEILRSTMRTREYIEKGETAGKTLVDAMRDGEIEGMQHFDGVLEKLIRQNVITKEDGLAYATNPGNLMLQLSDMGRQSPQDAMPPTTGGHRMPSESPNPSPASGGRPGSMLDMLER; this is translated from the coding sequence ATGTCTGCGCCAAACCAACTGAGCCATGTTCAGCAAAGTTTCAATCAGGTATTGCAGATGATGTTGTCGGTCTCCGACAAGGTGAGCGATCTCATCTTTTCACCGGGGCGGCCGCCGCAGGTGGAACTCGTCGGGCAGCTCCGCGCCGTCAAGATTCAGGGGCTGGAACAGCTCACGCCGCAGCACACGCATGCTTTCGCGCAGGTGTTGCTCGCCAACAATCCGGCCAACCTGGAAAAGCTGGAGAAGTTCGGCTCGGTGGATTTGTCCTACAGTGTGCCGGGGCACTCACGTTTTCGTGTCAATATCTTCAAGCAGCGGGGTACGGAAGCCATCGTCATGCGGGTGATTCCCAACCGGATTCCAACGCTTGAGGATTTGGGGTTGCCGCCCCAGCTCCGCCAGATTGCGGACCTCAAAAACGGCATCGTGCTGGTGACAGGGCCGACCGGAAGCGGCAAATCCTCCACGCTGGCAGCCATCATCAACCTGATCAACGAGACGAAGTACTACCACATCGTCACCATCGAGGACCCCATCGAGTTCATTCACCCGCACAAAAACTCCACGATTCACCAGCGTGAGCTGCACAGCGACACCCCGGATTTTGCCCTGGCGCTGCGGGCCGCCCTGCGGCAGGCGCCCAAGGTCATTCTCGTCGGTGAAATGCGTGACCGTGAAACCATCGAAATTGCGATGGAAGCCTCTGAAACGGGGCACCTGGTGTTCTCGACGCTGCACACGATTGACGCCGCCAAGACGGTGGACCGCATCATCGGCGTCTTTCCGAAAAGTGAAGAACACGTCGTGCGGACGCGCCTGGCGCAGTCGTTTCGCTACATCATTTCGCAGCGGCTCATCCCACGTGCCGACCAGCGGGGAAGGGTGGCCGCCATCGAGATTCTGCGTTCGACGATGCGGACGCGCGAATACATCGAAAAAGGCGAAACCGCCGGGAAGACCCTCGTGGATGCCATGCGCGATGGGGAAATCGAAGGCATGCAGCACTTCGACGGCGTCCTCGAAAAGCTCATCCGCCAGAATGTCATCACCAAAGAGGACGGTCTGGCCTACGCCACCAATCCGGGCAACCTCATGTTGCAGTTGAGCGACATGGGGCGTCAGTCGCCGCAGGATGCCATGCCGCCGACCACCGGCGGCCACCGCATGCCCAGCGAGTCCCCCAATCCCTCGCCGGCCTCCGGGGGGCGTCCCGGCTCGATGTTGGACATGCTCGAACGCTGA